In a single window of the Streptomyces sp. HUAS ZL42 genome:
- a CDS encoding DUF5326 family protein — MGEIFAGLPWWVKWIAVPVIALVVFGGLIASVVGFVIGLLFKVLVFVALVGGLIYVVRKFTSSSSSRSDW, encoded by the coding sequence ATGGGAGAGATTTTCGCGGGACTGCCGTGGTGGGTGAAGTGGATCGCGGTGCCGGTCATCGCCCTCGTCGTGTTCGGTGGACTGATAGCCAGCGTCGTCGGCTTCGTGATCGGCCTGCTCTTCAAGGTGCTGGTCTTCGTGGCCCTGGTCGGCGGACTGATCTACGTCGTACGGAAGTTCACCTCGAGCTCCTCGTCGCGCAGCGACTGGTGA
- the thiC gene encoding phosphomethylpyrimidine synthase ThiC has product MTNKDARTPASVQSSSNGEAGKSIGWHKAYVEGSRPDLRVPVRQVHLTNGQSVTLYDTSGPYTDPLVDTDVRRGLSPLRENWIIARGDTEEYAGRPVRPEDDGIKHTSPRGGLRNLDAVFPGRPRQPRRSRDGKAVTQLAYARRGEITPEMEYVAVRENVSPEVVREEIAAGRAVLPANVNHPEIEPMIIGKRFLVKVNANIGNSAVTSSIEEEVEKMTWATRWGADTVMDLSTGRNIHTTREWVLRNSPVPIGTVPLYQALEKVDGKAEELTWEIYKDTVIEQAEQGVDYMTVHAGVRLPYVPLTANRKTGIVSRGGSIMAAWCLAHHKESFLYENFEELCEILAAYDVTYSLGDGLRPGSIADANDEAQFAELRTLGELNRIAKRFNVQTMIEGPGHVPMHKIKENIDLQQEICDEAPFYTLGPLTTDVAPAYDHITSGIGAAMIAWWGTAMLCYVTPKEHLGLPNRDDVKTGVITYKIAAHAADLAKGHPGAQEWDDALSDARFEFRWEDQFNLALDPDTAREFHDETLPAEPAKTAHFCSMCGPKFCSMKISQDIRREHGGSREEIEEGMAQKSVEFAAAGNRVYLPIAD; this is encoded by the coding sequence ATGACCAACAAGGACGCACGCACGCCTGCCTCCGTACAGAGCTCCAGCAACGGGGAGGCCGGGAAGTCCATCGGCTGGCACAAGGCGTACGTCGAGGGCTCACGCCCCGATCTACGGGTGCCGGTCCGGCAGGTGCACCTCACCAACGGGCAGTCGGTCACGCTGTACGACACCTCAGGCCCGTACACCGACCCACTCGTCGACACCGATGTCCGCAGGGGCCTGTCGCCACTGCGTGAGAACTGGATCATCGCCCGCGGCGACACCGAGGAGTACGCGGGCCGTCCCGTCCGCCCCGAGGACGACGGCATCAAGCACACGTCGCCGCGCGGTGGCCTGCGCAACCTCGACGCGGTCTTCCCCGGGCGGCCACGCCAGCCGCGCCGAAGCCGCGACGGCAAGGCGGTCACGCAGCTCGCGTACGCGCGCCGGGGTGAGATCACGCCCGAGATGGAGTACGTGGCCGTCCGGGAGAACGTTTCTCCGGAAGTGGTCCGAGAAGAGATCGCGGCGGGCCGCGCGGTACTGCCGGCCAACGTCAACCACCCGGAGATCGAGCCGATGATCATCGGCAAGCGTTTCCTGGTGAAGGTCAACGCCAACATCGGCAACTCGGCGGTGACGTCCTCCATCGAGGAGGAGGTCGAGAAGATGACGTGGGCGACCCGCTGGGGCGCCGACACGGTCATGGACCTGTCCACCGGCCGCAACATCCACACGACCCGCGAGTGGGTGCTGCGCAACTCCCCCGTCCCCATCGGTACGGTGCCGCTCTACCAAGCACTGGAGAAGGTGGACGGCAAGGCCGAGGAACTGACCTGGGAGATCTACAAGGACACCGTCATCGAGCAGGCCGAGCAGGGCGTGGACTACATGACCGTCCACGCGGGCGTCCGCCTGCCGTACGTGCCGCTCACCGCCAACCGCAAGACCGGCATCGTCTCCCGCGGCGGCTCGATCATGGCCGCGTGGTGCCTGGCGCACCACAAGGAGAGCTTCCTGTACGAGAACTTCGAGGAACTGTGCGAGATCCTCGCCGCCTACGACGTCACGTACTCGCTGGGCGACGGCCTGCGGCCGGGTTCGATCGCCGACGCCAACGACGAGGCGCAGTTCGCGGAGCTCCGGACTCTCGGGGAACTCAACCGCATCGCGAAGCGTTTCAACGTGCAGACCATGATCGAGGGCCCGGGACACGTCCCGATGCACAAGATCAAGGAGAACATCGACCTTCAGCAGGAGATCTGCGATGAAGCTCCGTTCTATACGCTCGGCCCGCTGACGACGGACGTCGCGCCGGCGTACGACCACATCACCTCCGGCATCGGTGCCGCGATGATCGCCTGGTGGGGCACGGCCATGCTCTGCTACGTCACGCCCAAGGAACACCTGGGCCTGCCCAACCGTGACGACGTCAAGACGGGCGTCATCACCTACAAGATCGCCGCCCATGCAGCCGACCTCGCCAAGGGGCACCCAGGTGCGCAGGAATGGGACGACGCGCTGTCCGACGCCCGCTTCGAGTTCCGCTGGGAGGACCAGTTCAACCTGGCCCTCGACCCGGACACGGCACGCGAGTTCCACGACGAGACGCTGCCGGCCGAGCCCGCCAAGACGGCTCACTTCTGCTCAATGTGCGGACCGAAGTTCTGCTCGATGAAGATCTCCCAGGACATCCGCCGCGAACACGGCGGCAGTCGGGAGGAGATCGAGGAGGGCATGGCCCAGAAGTCCGTGGAGTTCGCGGCCGCGGGCAACCGGGTGTACCTGCCGATCGCCGACTGA
- a CDS encoding SsgA family sporulation/cell division regulator: MRESVQAEVMMSFLVSEELSFRIPVELSYETADPYAVRLTFHLPGDAPVTWAFGRELLIDGVGRPCGEGDVRVSPVEPDSLGAVLIRLQVGGDQALFRSSAASLVAFLDRTDKLVPLGQEASLADFDAHLDEALDRILAEEQSAG, encoded by the coding sequence ATGCGCGAGTCCGTACAGGCGGAGGTCATGATGAGCTTTCTCGTGTCCGAGGAGCTCTCGTTCCGCATCCCGGTGGAGCTGAGCTACGAGACCGCCGATCCCTATGCCGTACGGCTGACCTTTCATCTTCCCGGCGATGCCCCGGTGACCTGGGCCTTCGGGCGCGAGCTGCTCATCGACGGGGTGGGCCGGCCGTGCGGTGAGGGGGACGTGCGGGTCTCACCCGTCGAACCCGACTCGCTGGGCGCGGTTCTGATCCGGCTTCAGGTCGGCGGTGATCAGGCGCTGTTCCGCTCTTCGGCCGCATCGCTCGTGGCTTTCCTGGACCGCACCGACAAGCTGGTACCTCTGGGCCAGGAGGCCTCGCTCGCCGACTTCGACGCCCATCTCGACGAGGCGCTGGACCGGATCCTGGCGGAGGAGCAGAGCGCCGGCTGA
- a CDS encoding IclR family transcriptional regulator — translation MATVDTAPAEPQTLPGRPRSCAPPVQRQASSAPVEQTHSATTLIGSVQRAMRLLEAVAGHEHGAPAKQLARETGLALPTAYHLLRTLAHEGYLRRDKGLFFLGEAAERLSGSGAAQNRRSTIADVLAQWRDSIGVPVYYAMYRDGEIEVMGVSDTPDNPAVEEWADFRETGHAHAIGQCLLSQLDEEARRDHLARYPVQSITPYTVRDSHSLTWRLDRLRRTEPVVERQEYALGTVCAAIPVTVGTTAATVAISLPWQQAERLLPAARRLQSEMGQLLGSLAISISI, via the coding sequence TTGGCAACGGTAGACACCGCACCCGCAGAACCACAGACGCTCCCCGGGCGACCGCGCTCCTGCGCACCTCCGGTACAACGGCAGGCCTCCTCGGCACCCGTCGAACAGACGCACTCCGCGACGACCCTCATCGGATCGGTCCAGCGTGCGATGCGCCTCCTGGAGGCCGTGGCCGGGCACGAGCACGGAGCCCCCGCCAAACAACTCGCCCGCGAGACCGGCCTCGCACTCCCCACGGCCTACCACCTGCTGCGCACCCTGGCGCACGAGGGCTATCTACGCCGTGACAAGGGGCTGTTCTTCCTCGGCGAGGCGGCTGAGCGGCTGAGCGGCAGCGGAGCGGCGCAGAATCGTCGCAGCACGATCGCCGACGTGCTCGCACAGTGGCGCGATTCCATCGGTGTGCCCGTGTACTACGCGATGTACCGGGACGGCGAGATCGAGGTCATGGGCGTCTCCGACACCCCGGACAATCCGGCGGTCGAGGAGTGGGCCGACTTCCGCGAGACGGGGCACGCGCACGCCATCGGGCAGTGCCTGCTGTCCCAGCTGGACGAGGAGGCCCGCCGCGATCACCTCGCCCGCTACCCCGTGCAGTCGATCACCCCGTACACGGTGCGCGACAGTCACTCCCTGACGTGGCGCCTGGACCGGTTGCGGCGGACGGAACCGGTGGTCGAACGGCAGGAGTACGCGCTGGGCACGGTGTGCGCGGCGATTCCGGTCACGGTGGGCACCACGGCCGCGACCGTGGCCATCTCACTGCCCTGGCAACAGGCCGAGCGGCTGCTTCCCGCGGCCCGGCGCTTGCAGAGCGAGATGGGGCAGCTCCTGGGGTCACTCGCGATCTCTATCAGTATCTGA
- a CDS encoding YibE/F family protein: MTTTQRYPFPPPEPPRRPTAGAAAGQGNGDDGAQGDGRAFDDGHGHIPAPSGHGIPAPGGHGHGPEGHDHGPRSHGHGSGGGQGHGGPGPSGGGHSHSHSHGPAAPVSKHLRKVIAAILIPFAAAVVVGLAVLWPGGAPSHERTGVGFDRQTQQATVTKVVEVSCKSVNASGDTPTGDTSTAEGSSAQQEANGTCKKATIRVDTGKDKGRTFTEIVQPDQSRQLHEGEKVVVAYEPSAPKELQYSVTDVNRRLPMALLAGIFALAVVVVGRLRGVMALVALAISFLVLNFFILPAILQGSNPLVVAVVGASAIMLIALYLCHGLSARTSVAVLGTLISLLLIGILGSVFIDWAALTGNTDDNTGLIHGLYPSIDMSGLLLAGVIIGSLGVLDDVTVTQTSAVWELHEANPSMGWRGLYRAGIRIGRDHIASVVNTLVLAYAGAALPLLLLFSIAQSSVGGVANSELVAEEIVRTLVGSIGLVASVPVTTALAALVVAADRPGQETAGMTAAATAGTGPVPARGGKGRRRKR; encoded by the coding sequence GTGACCACGACACAGCGGTACCCGTTCCCGCCTCCCGAGCCGCCTCGCAGGCCGACGGCGGGCGCGGCTGCGGGACAGGGCAACGGTGACGACGGCGCTCAGGGCGACGGCCGTGCGTTCGATGACGGGCACGGCCACATTCCCGCACCCAGCGGGCACGGTATTCCCGCACCTGGCGGGCACGGTCATGGCCCCGAAGGGCACGATCACGGTCCCCGCAGCCACGGACACGGCTCCGGGGGCGGACAGGGACACGGCGGGCCCGGGCCCAGCGGCGGCGGCCACTCGCACAGCCACAGTCACGGCCCCGCCGCGCCCGTCTCCAAGCACCTGCGCAAGGTCATCGCCGCGATCCTGATCCCGTTCGCCGCCGCGGTGGTGGTCGGTCTGGCGGTGCTGTGGCCGGGTGGTGCCCCGTCGCACGAGCGCACCGGGGTCGGCTTCGACCGGCAGACCCAGCAGGCCACGGTCACCAAGGTGGTCGAGGTGAGCTGCAAGTCCGTCAACGCCTCGGGGGACACCCCGACCGGCGACACGTCCACGGCCGAGGGTTCCTCGGCCCAGCAGGAGGCGAACGGCACCTGCAAGAAGGCGACGATCCGAGTCGACACCGGCAAGGACAAGGGCCGTACGTTCACCGAGATCGTCCAGCCGGACCAGTCACGGCAGTTGCACGAGGGCGAGAAGGTAGTGGTCGCCTACGAGCCCTCGGCGCCGAAGGAGCTGCAGTACTCGGTCACCGACGTGAACCGGCGTCTGCCGATGGCGCTGCTCGCCGGGATCTTCGCACTCGCCGTCGTGGTCGTCGGGCGATTGCGCGGTGTCATGGCGCTGGTCGCGCTGGCGATCAGCTTCCTGGTGCTCAACTTCTTCATCCTTCCGGCGATCCTGCAGGGCTCGAATCCGCTGGTCGTGGCGGTGGTGGGGGCGAGCGCCATCATGCTGATCGCCCTGTATCTGTGCCACGGCCTCTCGGCGCGTACGTCCGTCGCGGTACTCGGCACCCTGATCTCACTGCTGCTGATCGGCATCCTCGGCTCGGTGTTCATCGACTGGGCCGCGCTCACCGGCAACACCGACGACAACACCGGCCTGATCCATGGCCTGTATCCGTCGATCGACATGAGCGGTCTGCTGCTCGCGGGAGTCATCATCGGCTCGCTCGGTGTCCTCGACGACGTGACGGTGACGCAGACGTCCGCGGTCTGGGAGCTGCACGAGGCCAATCCGTCGATGGGCTGGCGCGGGCTGTACCGCGCCGGCATCCGCATCGGCCGCGACCACATCGCGTCCGTCGTCAACACGCTCGTCCTCGCCTACGCGGGCGCCGCGCTGCCGCTGCTGCTGCTTTTCTCGATCGCGCAGAGCAGCGTCGGCGGGGTCGCCAACAGCGAGCTCGTGGCGGAGGAGATCGTGCGCACGCTGGTGGGCTCGATCGGCCTGGTCGCCTCCGTGCCGGTCACCACGGCCCTGGCGGCCCTGGTGGTCGCGGCCGACCGGCCGGGGCAGGAGACGGCAGGCATGACGGCGGCGGCGACCGCGGGCACCGGTCCGGTCCCGGCGCGCGGTGGGAAGGGCCGGCGGCGCAAGCGGTGA